The window TATTTGGACAGTACGGTTTTACAGAGAGATGACGGTAAATAGCAAGGTATGGGGGATGGGAATATGTATTTACTGGGAATTATAGCAGTAATGCTGGTGCTTTTATATTTATTTATGATTATGCCGCGTATGTCCACCCATAAACGTATGAAATTATTTTTGGGGACAAAGTGGGCGCACAGGGGACTTTATAATATGAAAAAAGGGATCCCGGAAAATTCTTTGGCCGCCTTTAAAAATGCAGTGAAGAAGGGGGTCGGGATAGAGCTTGACGTCCATATGACATGTGATAAAAAATTGATTGTATTCCACGACGATACACTAAAGAGAGTTTGTGGATGTGAAGGGAATATAGAGGAAATGGCATATGAGGACTTAAAAGGGTGTTACCTGAATCATACCTCTGAAAAGATCCCTCTTTTATCTGATGTACTAGATTATGTAAATGGACGGGTGCCACTGCTTATTGAGGTGAAACTGCCTACAAAAAATACAGAAATTTGCTCTTATCTGGAGAAAGAACTCAGAAGATATAACGGCCCCTATCTGGTACAGTCTTTCAACTGCCTTGTTTTAAGGTGGTTAAAAATGTATTGTCCGCAAATACTCAGAGGACAGCTGTCCTCAAACCTGACGAAAAGCAGTAATTCACCAAATTATTTATTGAGGTTCTGTGTCCAACATCTTTTAAGTAACTGTTGGTGCAGGCCTGATTTTATTTCTTATAAGCTTAGGGACAGCCAGAATTTGAGTTTGAGAATAGTACACAGGCTGTATCATGCTCCTGTGGCAGCCTGGACCATACGTACCGCGGAAGAGATGGCGGCGGCAAAGAAAGAATATGATATGTACATATTTGAGCAAAAACAGTGACAGATGGATTTCAAAAGATTTTGTTAAGGTTTTATGAAGATTATTGTTGTTGCTAGGAATTCATGTTATAATCGGGGCAAGTTAGAGGGGATTCATAAAGGGAGCGTCGAATATGGACTTAAGAAAGAGGTTATCAGGACTAATTAGAAAATACAAACATGCCTGGGTATTTGCATATATTCTGGTTTATATGCCGTGGTTTGTTTATTTGGAAAAACATGTCACCACGAATTATCATGTTATTCATTCAGTAATAGATGATAAGATACCTTTTATAGAATATTTTATTGTCCCATATTTATTATGGTTTGTTTTTATTATTGCTACGTTCTTGTATTTTTTCTTCACGGATGTAGAGGGGTTCTATAAGCTGGCAAAGCTAATGTTTGCTGGAATGACTATTTTTCTGATAATTTCTACCCTTATTCCCAACGGACTGAACCTAAGGCCCGTATATTTTGAAAGGGATAACATATTTGTTGACATGGTAAGGGCGCTCTATAAGACGGATACGCCGACCAATGTACTGCCAAGCCTGCATGTATTTAATTCTATTGGTGCCTGTATAGCGATTTTTCACAGTGAGGCTTTAAAAAAGCACCCTATAATTAGCTGGAGCGCGTATATACTGTCAGGTTTGATTATACTTGCCACGATGTTCTTGAAACAGCATTCAGTAATTGATGTCATGGCTGCGGTTTTAATGGCATATATACTTTATCAGTTTGTTTATGAGTCAGAGAGGAAAAAAGTATTTAAACTTGCAAAACAGGCAGCATTTTGGGGAAAATAATAAATGTATCTGGCAGGAGAATTCCTGTATAGCATGGTATTATAAAAGAAGTCCGGTTTGAACAGGACTTCTTTTTTTGGAATATAGTATGTAGCCAAAGTGCCTGTAATGGTGCTATAATGTGAAGAGATTATGACAAATGTATTTAGGAGGAAACAAAACAGATATGGGAAAGATCATGTTGACAGGAGACCGTCCTACCGGAAGGCTGCATGTGGGGCATTATGTAGGCTCTTTAAAAAGAAGGGTTGAGCTGCAGAATACAGGGGACTATGATGATATATTTATAATGATAGCAGATGCACAGGCATTGACGGATAATGCAGATAATCCTGAGAAGGTCAGGCAGAATATTATTGAGGTGGCCTTAGATTACCTGGCATGTGGCTTAGATCCCGGCAAGTCTACAATGTTTATCCAGTCACAGATTCCACAGCTCTGCGAATTATCGTTCTATTATATGAATTTGGTAACAGTTTCCAGATTACAGAGAAACCCTACCGTAAAAGCAGAGATCCAGATGAGGAATTTTGAGGCCAGCATACCGGTTGGGTTCTTTACTTATCCCATCAGCCAGGCGGCTGATATTACTGCGTTTAAAGCCACCACAGTACCGGTGGGGGAGGATCAGCTTCCGATGCTAGAGCAGACAAAGGAGATTGTGAGAAAGTTTAATTCAGTATATGGGGAGACCCTTGTAGAACCCGATATCCTTCTTCCAGATAATACCGCGTGCCTGCGGCTTCCAGGGACAGATGGGAAAGCTAAAATGAGTAAGTCCTTGAACAATTGTATTTACCTTTCCGAGGAGCCGCCTGAAATCAAGCAGAAGGTATTTAGTATGTTTACAGACCCTACCCATATACGGGTTGAGGATCCTGGAAAATTGGAAGGGAATACAGTTTTTACTTATTTAGATGCTTTCTGCAGACAGGAATACTTTGGGGAATTTCTTCCAGATTATACAAACCTGGATGAGCTCAAGGAGCATTACCAGAGAGGGGGCCTGGGCGATATGAAAGTAAAACGCTTCTTAAACAATGTGCTTCAGGCTGAACTGGAGCCTATCAGGAACAGGAGGAAAGAATATCAGAAAGACATTCCTTATGTATATGAGATTTTGCAAAAGGGGAGCGAGAAAGCAAAGAGTGTTGCTGAGGGAACTTTACGGGATGTAAAGGAAGCAATGAGGATAAATTATTTTCAGGATCAGGAATTGATTAGCGCCCAGGCAGAGAAGTTCAGGAATAGCCAGGGATAACCGCAGATTTGTGAAGATTTACAAGGCTGCAGAGGTGGGATAAATCGGCGGGGGATTGGGTTCCCCGCCGATGTGAAAGTGAATAAATAAAATACAAAAAGCTGCCAGGAGATGTCCTGGCAGCTTTCCATCAAACGTGCGCGAGAAGATTCGAACTCCCGACCTTCTGGTCCGTAGCCAGACGCTCTATCCAGCTGAGCTACGCGCACATACTGAAAAACTCACTTCACAGCAAAATTGAGTATATAATATATTAAAAGATTTGTCAAGAAGTTTTGGAGAAAAATGCCTATTTCTATAAAACAAAATATGGATCTATAGAGTGGTGGTATTGGTGGCCGTCAGTCTGGAAATACATCGCCGGACAGAGACCTTCTGACTGTGGGACATAAATTAAGGGATGCCTTATGTTTATGTGAGACATCCCTTAGAATATCTGAATTGCTCAAAATCCTAAAACGGCCTGAACAGATGGCGTGGAATCCCATCCACCATAACGGGGGAGACATCGCCCTGAATTAGAGGGCGTACATAATTGATAAATTCATCAGTCACGTAGGAACCATCTTCATTTACCCATTCTCTCGGGACAAGTTTTTCATCATTGGCAATCTTATGGACATCCTTGACTTCAGTCCCGCTCTGGTATGGATCATCGGAAAGCCGCTGAATTACAACCATTTTACCTGAATCACCCTCATCTGCAGCTTTGACGGCGGCGCCGCCCACCTGATATGCTTCGAGGATATCTACCCGGGATGCACAGTGAGATGCAGAGCGCTGGAGGCTGCTAAGCTCTATGGCCCGTGTTTTACTGCCGATTTCACCGGCAATATAGCTTGCCAGGTAGTTGGCGGTGCCGGAAAGCTGCTTATGGCCGAATGCATCGACGAAATCTATACTTTGCCCCAATTCACAAACATAACGTCCATCTGGAAGCCGGATACCTTCGGATACAGCAACTACTACGGAAGGCTTCTGGGTAAGCAGATTTTCTACTTTGTCGCGAAATTTTTCAATATCAAAGGGGAGTTCAGGCAGGTAGATTAAATCAGGGCCTGAACAGTCCTCGCCCCTCGCCAGAGCGGCTGCGCCGGTAAGCCATCCGGCGTTCCTTCCCATGATTTCTACAACTGAGACAAGGCCCTTGGAATATTCCAGACAGAAGCTGTCGCGGATAATCTCTTTTACAGATGTGCCTATATATTTAGCAGCACTTCCAAATCCCGGCGTGTGGTCTGTCAGGGCAAGGTCATTGTCAATTGTTTTAGGACAGCCTACAAAGCGGGTATGGTGCCCGGTTACAATTGCATAATCAGACAGCTTTTTGATAGTATCCATGGAGTCATTACCGCCAATATAGATGAAAGCCTCAATATTCAGCTTATCCAGAATACTGAAAATTTTCTTGTAGACCTCCCCGTCTTCGTGGATCTCCGGCAGTTTATAACGGCAGGAACCGAGAAACGCAGCTGGTGTTCTTTTTAATAGTTCTGCATCTAACTCGGTTGTTATAAATTCAGATAAATCGATATAGCGCTCCTGAAGGAGCCCCTGAATTCCGTGCAGCATTCCATAGACCTTGCAGGCCCCGCGGTCCTTGGCGGTGCGGTATACACCTGCAAGGCTTGAGTTGATTGCGGCTGTAGGGCCTCCTGATTGTCCAACAATAACGTTTCCTTTCATATATCTTACCTCCATCATTCATGAATATAACCTAAAGGGCATCCGCAAAATATATATCTAAAGATGCCCCCTATTCACACCCTTGGCATATACGCATATTTATATGCAGAATGGTGTATAATCTATAATGTTTTCCATGTAGAAAACGACTCATAATAATAGTTTAGTGCATTTTGTATAATTTGTAAATGAAAAAATGAGAAAATCGGTAAAATTGCATAATTATTATAAAAATACATACTTGAGAGTTCCTTTTAAATTCATACCCGCATGGAGAGATATGCTAAGGCATCCAATAAGTACGGCAAAATGTATAAAAGTGCATTTTTTAACCAGTCTATATACAGAATGATTTTATGATGGTATAATATGACAATAGTACCAAGGGTGCAGATATTGTATGAAAGACACATATATTGGGGAGGAGAAAAGATGCATCAATTTGACTATTTAATTGTCGGTGCAGGACTGTACGGGGCCGTAATGGCATATGAACTGAAAAAGAAAGGGAAAAAATGTCTAGTAATAGACAGGCGCAGCCATATTGCAGGCAATATATATTGTGAGGATATTGAGGGAATCCATGTGCATAAGTATGGGGCGCATATTTTCCATACATCCAACAAAAAGATTTGGGAATATATGAACCAGTTTACGGAGTTTAATCACTATATCAATTCTCCGATTGCTATTTATAAAGATGAACTGTATAATCTTCCCTTTAATATGAATACTTTTAGTAAAATGTGGGGTATAAAGACACCCCAGGAAGCCAGGGATATGATTGACAGACAGGTTGCAAAGACAGGAATAACAAACCCCATGAACCTGGAAGAACAGGCGCTTTCCCTGGGAGGGCGCGACGTGTATGAGAAGCTGATTAAGGGGTATACAGAGAAGCAGTGGGGAAGAGACTGCAAAGACCTTCCAGCCTTTATCATTAAAAGGCTGCCTTTCCGTTTTACGTATGATAATAATTATTTTAATGACAGATATCAGGGCATTCCTATAGGCGGCTATACTCAGATTATTGAGAGGATGCTGGAAGGTATAGAAGTTAGGACGGAGGTAGATTTCTTTGAGTTCAGGAAGGCATTTCCGGACATTGCAAAGAACGTTATATTTACAGGTATGATTGACGAGTATTTTGGATATAGGTTGGGGGCATTGGAGTACCGCTCCGTCCGTTTTGAGACAGAGGTTTTGGACTTAAGCAACTACCAGGGGAATGCAGTAGTGAATTATACAGAGAGGGAAGTGCCGTATACGAGAATTATCGAGCATAAACATTTTGAATTTGGCCAACAGGAAAAGACAGTAATATCAAGGGAGTATTCCACCGAGTGGAAGGTAGGAATGGAACCCTATTACCCTGTAAATGACGAGAAGAATAATGCTTTGTTTGAAAAATATAAATCCCTGGCAGCAGGGGAGGGGAATGTGGTGTTTGGAGGCCGGCTGGGGGACTACAGATATTATGACATGGATAAGGTTGTAGAAGCTGCCCTCAATAAGCTGGAGGAGTTATAAAGAGCTTATGGACAATAAGAAAAATACAAGCCTCTGGCAGCAAATTGTTAGGTTTGCTGTTGTTGGAGGAAGCGCATTTGTTATTGACTATGGCATTATGGTCCTGCTGACAGAGGCGTTTGGTGTTAATTACCTTATATCCAGCGCGGTATCATTTTCTGTATCTGTTATTTTTAATTATCTTTTGAGTGTTCATTGGGTATTCAATGTGACGGATGACAGAAGCCAAACACAAGATTTTATGGTATTCATTATACTCAGTGTTATTGGACTGGGCATAAATCAGTTTATAATGTGGGTGGCTGTGGACAAGCTGCATATATTTTATATGCTCTCCAAAATTGGAGCTACCGGTGTGGTCATGGTCTATAATTTTATCACGAGAAAAGTGTTTTTAGAGAACGGGAAATAAACAGATATACTATACAGAATGCAGGCGCATAAAGTGCTTGCATTTTGTATATAAATCAAGTAAAATACAAGTATTCTGACAGGGTTTCACTATCATTTCAATTTGTATTCCGGCATCAGTTCTGATGGGCGTTTCAGACAAAGGTATAATTAAAGAATAGAAAGGAGTGTTATAGATCACAGAAGAAAATTATGAAGTTATTAAATTTATTGAGCATGGAGGGCGCTGCCGTATAGTTATGGACTGCCTTGCAGGGCGGCTGCTGATACATCGGATACAGGATGCTTCCCAAATTACGAAAGAGCAGCTATTTGGCTGGTTTACAAAAATGGCTGCCGAGTTGGAAAAGTATAGCCGATGCAGGAATGGCCAGTGTTACCGCTTCCTAAATCCGTACAGTATACTTGTGACATCTGATGATAAAATACTGCTTTTGGATTTAAATGCATCAAGCAATGCATTTGTTATACGGAATATGCAGAGGCCCGCCATGCGGGAGCATTTTGTCAGGCCTGTTATCCATATGCGGGAAAGTTCTAAATCTGCCCCTGATCTTTATGGACTGGGAAAGACAATACAATTCATGCTGGCTCATACAGAGTCTCTTATCTCACTTAATAAACTCGAAGAGTATCTTTTATTGAGAATTATCTTAAAATGTCTGGGAGAAAATCCAAAAAGAAAATATGAGAATATAAAACAGGTACAAAATGATTTATCAAAAACTAAGTGGAAAATACGGGGGAAAAAATTTTAAATATCAATGGAGGCGAAAGTGATAGTACCCCTGGACGAATGAAAAAAATTATTAGGTACCTTGCAATTTAAAAAAATTATGCTATAATGTCTAATGCAAGGTACCTAATGTTTTAGGTACCTGAATTTAAGTTCATTTATCAGTTATTATTTTAAACAGGTGAGGGAGAATGGAAGAAAAAGTTGACAACATGTTGGAACTGGGGTTAATTACCAGCCTTAGAATTTGCGGCCGTTATTTATACTTTCAGGCGGGAGAAAAGACAGGGCAGAAAAGGATATTGACGACTCTGCTAAGGTTTGGGAACATGACGCAGAGAGAGCTTCAGAGAATTATGGATATAAAATCAGCTTCATTAAGCGAGATTTTGGCAAAAATCGAGGCAGAAGGTTTTATTGCCAGGATGAAAAGCGATGAGGATAAACGCCAGGTAGAATTGCGTCTGACAGAAGAAGGGAGAAAAACGGCAGTCAGATACAAAGAGGAATATGCCTGCATGGCGAAGGAGCTGTTTGAAGGCTTGACGGATGAAGAGAAAGAGCAGTTGTTTACTTTGCTTGAGAAACTGGTAAAAAAATGGGCTGACAGAGGAGGTATGAAATAGGCAATGGTAAAAGAACTTACAAAATGTATCAGAGAATATAAAAGGACATCAATACTGACACCGATTTTTGTATCACTGGAGGTGGTCCTGGAGTGCATTATTCCTTTTATTATCGCACAGCTTGTAAATCAAATTAAGGCAGGGTGTGAATTTATGGTAATTGTCAGGTATGGAGTTCTGCTGATTTTAATGGCGGCGCTTTCCCTCTTGTTCGGGGCGTTGGCAGGATCTACGTGTGCTACGGCCTCTTGTGGGTTTGCACGAAATGTGAGAAAAGATATGTTTTATAAAATACAGACGTATTCCTTTAAGAATATTGATAAGTTTTCCACATCCTCCCTGGTGACAAGGCTTACCACAGATGTGACAAATCTTCAGATGGCATATATGATGATTATACGTATTGCTATCCGCTGTCCGCTTATGCTTATTTTCTCATTTACAATGGCGTTTATAATGGGAGGGAAAATGGCATGGATTTTTGTGGTTATGGTTCCCATACTGGGGATCGGGTTGGCCGTCATTATAAAATTAGTTATGCCGCTGTTTAAAAAGGTATTTAAAAAGTATGATAAGCTGAATAACTCCATCCAGGAAAATATCAAGGGAATGCGTGTTGTCAAATCCTATGTACGTGAAGAGTATGAAAAAGAAAAATTTGAGGCGGCTGCAGAGGATATACGTATGGATTTTACAAAGGCTGAGAGGATTCTGGCCGTCAACAACCCGCTTATGCAGTTTTGCATCTATTCAGTTATGATTTTTGTTTTGTATTTTGGGTCATATACAATCATTACATCCCGAGGCGTGGATTTGGATGTAGGGCAATTTTCGGCTCTTCTGACCTACAGCTTTCAGATTTTAATGAGCCTGATGATGATTTCCATGGTGTTTGTTATGATTACAATGGCCAGTGAGTCATCAAAGCGTATTGTGGAAGTATTAAAAGAGGAAAGCGCCATACATAATCCTGAGAATCCAATTTATGAAGTAAAGGATGGCTCTGTTGATTTTGACAATGTCAACTTTAAATATTCAGAAAAAGCGGAGAAGATGGCCCTGGCAGATATTGACCTGCATATTAAGTCTGGGGAAACGATTGGCATTATCGGTGGCACAGGTTCTTCCAAATCCTCCTTAATCCAACTGATTTCCAGGCTGTACGATGCCACAGAAGGCGTTGTCAGGGTTGGGGGGCTTGATGTAAAGAAGTATGATCTTGAGGCGCTGCGGAACCAGGTCTCTGTAGTGCTTCAGAAAAATATATTATTTTCAGGTACTATCAAGGAGAATCTGCGCTGGGGCAACAAAGAGGCTTCAGACGAGGAATTAGTAGAGGCATGTAAACTGGCCCAGGCAGACGAATTTATTATGCAATTTCCGGCAGGATATGACACACATATCGAGCAGGGCGGCACGAATGTGTCCGGCGGGCAGAAACAACGGCTCTGTATTGCCAGGGCACTTCTAAAAAAACCTAAGATTCTGATCCTGGATGATTCTACCAGTGCAGTGGATACAAAAACAGATGCATTAATCCGAAAGGCATTCCGGGAATATATACCGGATACAACAAAGATTATTATTGCACAGCGTACGTCATCGGTGGAAGATGCAGACAGGATTATTGTCATGGATAAAGGTACAATAGATGCAATTGGCACACATGAGCAGCTTTTGAGAGAGAATGATATCTATAAAGAAGTATATACTTCCCAAAATAAGGCAGGTGATGACAATGAATAACAGCAGACAGAATAAAATGAAAAAGGGGACTGCCGGACGTTTGATTAAGACACTGTTTGAGTTTTATCCGGTAAAAATGCCAGTCGTAATTGTCTGTATTATTTTCAGTGCCGCAGTGAGTTCTATTCCGGCAATTTTTATGCAAAATGTCATAGCTATTGTTGAGGAGAGCTGGAGAAGTGGGGACTGGGAATCAGTTGCAGGCAGGGTTACTTTTTATGTGGGAATACTATTAATTTTTTATATCCTGTCCCTGATCTTTGCATTTACCTATACCCAGATGATGGCTGTCATTACGCAGGGATTTTTAAAAAAGCTCAGAGGCAAAATGTTCAATGGAATGCAGGATTTGCCGGTAAAATATTTTGATACTCATAACCATGGTGATATTATGAGTTATTATACTAACGATATAGATACATTGCGGCAGATGGTATCTCAGAGTATCCCTCAGCTTTTGATATCCGCAGTAACTGTGCTGACTATATTTTTTATTATGATATATTTCAGTGTCTGGATGGCCTTAGTAGTTATAGTGGGCGTTATTTTTATGCTGGTGGTGACGAAAAAGGTGGGAGGTAATTCCGCTAAGTACTTCATCAGGCAGCAGATGGCTATTGGCAGGACAGAAGGGTATGTGGAAGAAATAATGAATGGACAGAAGGTTGTCCAGGTGTTTTGCCATGAAAGGGAATGTGAAGAGGCATTTGACAAGATTAATGATGCTCTGTTTGAAGATGCACAGAATGCGAATAAATATGCAAATATGCTCATGCCAATTCTAGGCAATATCGGGAATGTGCTCTATGTGGTTGTGGCATTGGCAGGGGGAATTCTGATGCTGGCAGGTGCGCCCAATATCAGTCTTTCAGGAATGGCAATTGGTATTAGTATAGTAGTGCCATTTTTGAATATGACAAAACAGTTTTGTGGGAATATCAGCCAAGTATCAAATCAGGTGAATGCGGTGGTAATGGGACTTGCAGGAGCAGAACGGATTTTTAGCCTGATTGATGAAAAAGCCGAAGAAGATAACGGATATGTCACACTGGTGAATGCCAAAGAGGCCAATGGGGAATTAACGGAGTGCAAGGAACGTACGGGGGTATGGGCTTGGAAGCATCCCCACAAGTCAGATGGGACAGTCACCTATACAAGGGTTACAGGAGATGTCAGGATGTATGATGTGGATTTCGGCTATGAGGAGAACAAAACAGTACTTCATAATATTACGCTATATGCAGAGCCGGGGCAGAAGATTGCCTTTGTTGGCGCCACAGGTGCAGGAAAGACGACAATTACGAATCTGATTAACCGTTTTTACGATATTGCAGATGGAAAAATACGCTACGATGGTATTAATATTAATAAAATTAAAAAGGCAGACCTCCGGCGTTCTCTGGGAATCGTCCTCCAGGAGACAAATCTTTTTACAGGAACTGTGATGAGCAATATCAGATATGGAAAACTGGATGCCACAGAGGATGAATGTATTTCCGCAGCTAAACTGGCTGGGGCCCATGATTTTATAACACGTCTTCCAGACGGATATAATACCATGCTCACAGAAAATGGAGCTAATCTCTCCCAGGGACAGCGGCAGCTAATCGCAATAGCCCGTGCTGCAGTTGCAGATCCTCCGGTTATGATTTTGGATGAGGCCACTTCTTCTATTGATACACGTACAGAAGCAATTGTCCAAAGGGGAATGGATGCGCTTATGGAAGGCAGGACTGTATTTGTAATCGCCCACCGGCTTTCCACAGTGCGTAATTCAGATGTGATTATGGTGCTGGAGCAAGGAAGAATTATTGAACGTGGGACACATGATATGCTGTTGGAAGAAAAAGGAAAGTATTATCAACTATATACAGGGGCATTTGAGTTAGAATAAAAGAAATAAAGAACCTATAAAAGGGAGGATGCCGGGTAACTGCTTTTGCAGTTCCCGGCACGTATTATGAAAAAGTTTATTCAAATAGTATTGCATCTGTTGGCGAGTGTAATATCAAATAGCTAATATATAATAAATATTATTTATTTGATACCTATAGTATATGTGTCAGAAATGAAGAAAGAATGAGTAGAAAATGAAAGATTTTTAAATGATAAATGAACAAAATATGAACATAAGACAGAAATGCAGCTGTTTTGAATAGCCTTGGTATATAAACAGGGACTGCCCTAAAATGAATTTCTATACAAGATGACTATGTAAGACACATAGATTAAATTTAAATCTTGCAGAATCTTCATTTAGTGGCAGTCCGTTTTTAGTCAAAGTAATTATATTTAGATTTTTCAATAAATATACTGCAGGCGTCTGCTGGAAAGTTCCTTTCTGTTGGCCGGGAGGCGTTCTTACTTTCGTGCTTTATGGCCAGATTGCCCTTGCCTTTTTGGCATCTACAACTCGTTTTACTGCGATAAGGTATGCGCCTGTGCGCAGGGTGGTATGCTCTTGCTGCGCAATATTCCATACTGCTTCAAATGCGGGATCCATAATGTTTTTGAGTTTTTCATTGACAGATTCTTCTGTCCAGCTTACGGATTGAATATTTTGTACCCATTCAAAATAGGAAACGACAACACCGCCGGCGTTAGCCAGAATATCGGGCACTACTATAATTCCCTTAGCATTTAAAGTAGGGTCGGCTTCCGCAGCAATAGGCCCGTTGGCCGCTTCTACAATAATCTCGGCTTTTATATGATCTGCATTGTCTGCATTAATCTGATTTTCCAGGGCTGCTGGTACAAGTACTTTTACATCTAGCTCCAGAAGTTTGCTGTTAGAGATGCGGGTGATCCCATCCTCCTCGTAATTTTCAAGAAGATTTTTACGGTTTTTGGATAAATATTCTAAAATAGCCGGGATATTCAGTCCTTCTGGCTTGTAGATAGCGCCGGATACGTCGCTGACAGCAACAATTTTCATGCCTTCCTTATAAAGCAGCTTAGCTGTGATGCTTCCCACATTTCCCATTCCCTGAATGGCAACTGTAGTCCCATTTGTGTCCAGTCCAAGTTTCTTGAGGATGTTTTTGGTTGTAAACATAACGCCGCGTCCAGTCGCCTCATTACGGCCTAAGGCGCCTCCTAGTTCGATAGGCTTTCCTGTTACAACACCATGTACGCAGTGTCCTTTCAACATACTGTATGTATCCATCATCCACCCCATAACAGCTGCGTTTGTTCCCACATCAGGAGCTGGGATATCCTGGTCCGGCCCGATTAAGGGGGCAATTGCTGCCGTAAATCTTCTTGTAATGGCACGTATCTCATTTTCTGATAATTGATTAG of the Luxibacter massiliensis genome contains:
- a CDS encoding ABC transporter ATP-binding protein codes for the protein MVKELTKCIREYKRTSILTPIFVSLEVVLECIIPFIIAQLVNQIKAGCEFMVIVRYGVLLILMAALSLLFGALAGSTCATASCGFARNVRKDMFYKIQTYSFKNIDKFSTSSLVTRLTTDVTNLQMAYMMIIRIAIRCPLMLIFSFTMAFIMGGKMAWIFVVMVPILGIGLAVIIKLVMPLFKKVFKKYDKLNNSIQENIKGMRVVKSYVREEYEKEKFEAAAEDIRMDFTKAERILAVNNPLMQFCIYSVMIFVLYFGSYTIITSRGVDLDVGQFSALLTYSFQILMSLMMISMVFVMITMASESSKRIVEVLKEESAIHNPENPIYEVKDGSVDFDNVNFKYSEKAEKMALADIDLHIKSGETIGIIGGTGSSKSSLIQLISRLYDATEGVVRVGGLDVKKYDLEALRNQVSVVLQKNILFSGTIKENLRWGNKEASDEELVEACKLAQADEFIMQFPAGYDTHIEQGGTNVSGGQKQRLCIARALLKKPKILILDDSTSAVDTKTDALIRKAFREYIPDTTKIIIAQRTSSVEDADRIIVMDKGTIDAIGTHEQLLRENDIYKEVYTSQNKAGDDNE
- the glf gene encoding UDP-galactopyranose mutase; translated protein: MHQFDYLIVGAGLYGAVMAYELKKKGKKCLVIDRRSHIAGNIYCEDIEGIHVHKYGAHIFHTSNKKIWEYMNQFTEFNHYINSPIAIYKDELYNLPFNMNTFSKMWGIKTPQEARDMIDRQVAKTGITNPMNLEEQALSLGGRDVYEKLIKGYTEKQWGRDCKDLPAFIIKRLPFRFTYDNNYFNDRYQGIPIGGYTQIIERMLEGIEVRTEVDFFEFRKAFPDIAKNVIFTGMIDEYFGYRLGALEYRSVRFETEVLDLSNYQGNAVVNYTEREVPYTRIIEHKHFEFGQQEKTVISREYSTEWKVGMEPYYPVNDEKNNALFEKYKSLAAGEGNVVFGGRLGDYRYYDMDKVVEAALNKLEEL
- a CDS encoding GtrA family protein, producing the protein MDNKKNTSLWQQIVRFAVVGGSAFVIDYGIMVLLTEAFGVNYLISSAVSFSVSVIFNYLLSVHWVFNVTDDRSQTQDFMVFIILSVIGLGINQFIMWVAVDKLHIFYMLSKIGATGVVMVYNFITRKVFLENGK
- a CDS encoding MarR family winged helix-turn-helix transcriptional regulator, which gives rise to MEEKVDNMLELGLITSLRICGRYLYFQAGEKTGQKRILTTLLRFGNMTQRELQRIMDIKSASLSEILAKIEAEGFIARMKSDEDKRQVELRLTEEGRKTAVRYKEEYACMAKELFEGLTDEEKEQLFTLLEKLVKKWADRGGMK
- a CDS encoding 6-phosphofructokinase, translating into MKGNVIVGQSGGPTAAINSSLAGVYRTAKDRGACKVYGMLHGIQGLLQERYIDLSEFITTELDAELLKRTPAAFLGSCRYKLPEIHEDGEVYKKIFSILDKLNIEAFIYIGGNDSMDTIKKLSDYAIVTGHHTRFVGCPKTIDNDLALTDHTPGFGSAAKYIGTSVKEIIRDSFCLEYSKGLVSVVEIMGRNAGWLTGAAALARGEDCSGPDLIYLPELPFDIEKFRDKVENLLTQKPSVVVAVSEGIRLPDGRYVCELGQSIDFVDAFGHKQLSGTANYLASYIAGEIGSKTRAIELSSLQRSASHCASRVDILEAYQVGGAAVKAADEGDSGKMVVIQRLSDDPYQSGTEVKDVHKIANDEKLVPREWVNEDGSYVTDEFINYVRPLIQGDVSPVMVDGIPRHLFRPF
- the trpS gene encoding tryptophan--tRNA ligase, with translation MGKIMLTGDRPTGRLHVGHYVGSLKRRVELQNTGDYDDIFIMIADAQALTDNADNPEKVRQNIIEVALDYLACGLDPGKSTMFIQSQIPQLCELSFYYMNLVTVSRLQRNPTVKAEIQMRNFEASIPVGFFTYPISQAADITAFKATTVPVGEDQLPMLEQTKEIVRKFNSVYGETLVEPDILLPDNTACLRLPGTDGKAKMSKSLNNCIYLSEEPPEIKQKVFSMFTDPTHIRVEDPGKLEGNTVFTYLDAFCRQEYFGEFLPDYTNLDELKEHYQRGGLGDMKVKRFLNNVLQAELEPIRNRRKEYQKDIPYVYEILQKGSEKAKSVAEGTLRDVKEAMRINYFQDQELISAQAEKFRNSQG
- a CDS encoding phosphatase PAP2 family protein, encoding MDLRKRLSGLIRKYKHAWVFAYILVYMPWFVYLEKHVTTNYHVIHSVIDDKIPFIEYFIVPYLLWFVFIIATFLYFFFTDVEGFYKLAKLMFAGMTIFLIISTLIPNGLNLRPVYFERDNIFVDMVRALYKTDTPTNVLPSLHVFNSIGACIAIFHSEALKKHPIISWSAYILSGLIILATMFLKQHSVIDVMAAVLMAYILYQFVYESERKKVFKLAKQAAFWGK
- a CDS encoding glycerophosphodiester phosphodiesterase family protein; translated protein: MYLLGIIAVMLVLLYLFMIMPRMSTHKRMKLFLGTKWAHRGLYNMKKGIPENSLAAFKNAVKKGVGIELDVHMTCDKKLIVFHDDTLKRVCGCEGNIEEMAYEDLKGCYLNHTSEKIPLLSDVLDYVNGRVPLLIEVKLPTKNTEICSYLEKELRRYNGPYLVQSFNCLVLRWLKMYCPQILRGQLSSNLTKSSNSPNYLLRFCVQHLLSNCWCRPDFISYKLRDSQNLSLRIVHRLYHAPVAAWTIRTAEEMAAAKKEYDMYIFEQKQ